A region from the Armatimonadota bacterium genome encodes:
- the iscX gene encoding Fe-S cluster assembly protein IscX: MKLNWTDSEDIALALIEAHPDTDPLEVRFTDLRDWVAELPEFGGDPAGSNEAKLEAIQMAWYEELQ, encoded by the coding sequence ATGAAACTGAACTGGACGGACAGCGAAGATATAGCCCTGGCGCTTATAGAAGCGCATCCCGATACCGATCCCCTGGAGGTCCGCTTCACGGACCTGCGCGACTGGGTTGCGGAGCTTCCCGAGTTTGGCGGCGATCCCGCAGGATCCAATGAGGCCAAGCTCGAGGCCATCCAGATGGCGTGGTATGAGGAATTGCAGTAG
- a CDS encoding prepilin-type N-terminal cleavage/methylation domain-containing protein, whose amino-acid sequence MKDKRPRGFTLIELLVVIAIIAILAAILFPVFAKARERATATACMSNMKQIGVAVYSYLQDYDECYPLNRFPYPGWTGGSLDASPYNWKSAIAPFLKSTEVLQCPSNPGRFFPDASGKWPRSYAYNGAVFHEFTWGTAVPCKLQKIKDPTNTLFIIESRGSWGDLGEWALGPPSGPYYYDKKPTLGAFNVHMGRMNALFADTHARAVKLRETMGIDYPNQPYMWQDGTMGQTGRDTNATLAYRRAVVNGMLPEYR is encoded by the coding sequence ATGAAGGACAAACGTCCGCGCGGATTCACATTGATCGAACTGCTCGTCGTTATCGCCATCATCGCCATCCTGGCCGCAATTCTCTTTCCCGTTTTTGCGAAGGCCCGTGAGCGTGCCACCGCCACGGCCTGCATGAGCAACATGAAGCAGATCGGGGTGGCCGTCTACTCCTACCTGCAGGACTACGACGAATGCTACCCGCTGAACCGGTTCCCGTATCCCGGCTGGACCGGCGGCAGCCTCGACGCATCGCCGTATAACTGGAAGAGCGCGATCGCGCCGTTCCTGAAGAGCACCGAAGTGCTGCAATGTCCGTCAAACCCGGGCCGGTTCTTCCCGGATGCGTCGGGCAAATGGCCCCGCTCGTACGCCTACAACGGCGCCGTGTTCCACGAGTTCACCTGGGGCACCGCCGTGCCATGCAAGCTGCAGAAAATCAAGGACCCGACGAACACGCTCTTCATCATCGAGTCTCGCGGTTCCTGGGGCGATCTGGGGGAGTGGGCCCTGGGCCCGCCGTCCGGGCCGTACTACTACGATAAGAAGCCGACCCTCGGCGCCTTCAATGTCCACATGGGGCGGATGAACGCCCTGTTTGCGGACACACATGCCCGGGCTGTTAAGCTGCGGGAAACCATGGGCATCGACTACCCCAACCAGCCGTACATGTGGCAGGACGGAACGATGGGGCAGACCGGGCGGGATACCAACGCGACCCTCGCCTACCGGCGCGCCGTGGTCAACGGCATGCTGCCCGAATACAGGTAG
- the iscU gene encoding Fe-S cluster assembly scaffold IscU, with translation MAYSDKVLDHYSNPRNVGAMDKNDPTVGTGIVGAPECGDVMKLQIKINPITQIIEDAKFKTFGCGSAIASSSLATEWVKGKSVDEALALKNTTIVEELALPPVKIHCSVLAEDAIKAALHDFQQKQAAAKAGQTTEAVAA, from the coding sequence ATGGCATACAGCGATAAGGTTCTGGATCACTACAGCAATCCGCGCAATGTAGGCGCGATGGATAAGAATGACCCCACGGTTGGCACCGGCATCGTCGGCGCCCCGGAGTGCGGCGACGTGATGAAACTGCAGATCAAAATCAACCCGATCACGCAGATCATCGAGGACGCCAAATTCAAGACTTTCGGATGTGGCTCCGCCATCGCCTCGTCGTCGCTGGCCACGGAGTGGGTGAAGGGCAAGAGCGTGGACGAAGCCCTGGCCCTGAAGAACACCACAATCGTTGAGGAGTTGGCGCTTCCGCCCGTGAAGATCCACTGTTCCGTGCTGGCGGAGGACGCCATCAAGGCCGCGCTTCACGATTTCCAGCAGAAGCAGGCCGCCGCCAAGGCCGGCCAGACCACCGAGGCTGTCGCGGCCTAG
- the hscB gene encoding Fe-S protein assembly co-chaperone HscB produces MRELEPIPAGTDFYTVLGVPKRLDLDARALEESFYALSRRYHPDRFATAEPKARITSLEASAQINRAYKTLKSPWDRARYLVEMEGGSPAAAQPPQDLFEEILDLMESLGDLRQAIIEGEASEELGAHVHSIAKPFRDAYAATETRLQTLSQEWDGLADGDTAGRRAVVDRLAALLGERRYLQRVNEDVDAAFLGKPPSREH; encoded by the coding sequence ATGAGAGAGCTTGAACCCATACCCGCCGGTACGGATTTCTACACCGTCCTCGGCGTGCCGAAGCGCCTCGACCTCGATGCCCGCGCCTTGGAGGAGTCGTTTTACGCGCTCAGCCGGCGCTATCACCCGGATCGGTTCGCGACCGCGGAGCCCAAAGCCCGGATCACAAGCCTCGAAGCCAGCGCGCAGATCAACCGCGCGTACAAGACGCTGAAAAGCCCCTGGGACCGCGCGCGTTACCTGGTTGAAATGGAGGGCGGCTCGCCGGCCGCCGCGCAGCCGCCTCAGGACCTTTTTGAGGAAATCCTCGACTTGATGGAGAGTCTGGGTGACCTTCGCCAGGCGATCATCGAAGGCGAGGCGTCCGAGGAACTGGGCGCGCACGTCCATTCGATCGCCAAGCCATTTCGAGATGCTTATGCAGCCACTGAGACGCGGCTGCAAACGCTCAGCCAGGAGTGGGACGGGTTGGCCGACGGGGATACGGCGGGGCGCCGGGCGGTTGTTGACCGTCTCGCCGCGCTGCTGGGTGAACGCCGGTACCTGCAGCGGGTGAACGAGGATGTGGACGCCGCCTTTCTGGGCAAACCTCCGTCCCGGGAACACTAG
- a CDS encoding iron-sulfur cluster assembly accessory protein produces the protein MVDTLTIKPAPTTDVPPDAIKMTPQANAQAKKLLARKHPGNLQMGLRMGVRGGGCSGLTYFLDLDEKVGKYDLVFDVDGVKVIVDKKSFLYINGTTLTWSGNLMGGGFEFDNPNASKSCGCGTSFTIG, from the coding sequence ATGGTTGATACGTTGACAATCAAACCCGCGCCGACGACGGATGTGCCGCCGGATGCCATCAAAATGACGCCGCAGGCAAACGCCCAGGCGAAGAAGCTGCTGGCTCGCAAGCACCCCGGCAACCTCCAAATGGGGCTGCGGATGGGTGTGCGCGGAGGCGGCTGCTCCGGCCTGACGTATTTCCTGGACCTGGATGAGAAAGTCGGAAAGTACGATCTCGTGTTCGACGTCGATGGCGTCAAGGTGATCGTGGACAAGAAGTCTTTCCTCTACATCAATGGAACGACGCTCACGTGGAGCGGCAACCTGATGGGCGGCGGCTTCGAGTTCGACAACCCGAACGCATCCAAGTCCTGCGGCTGCGGAACGTCTTTCACCATTGGGTGA
- the hscA gene encoding Fe-S protein assembly chaperone HscA, with amino-acid sequence MSRIVGIDLGTTNSLVAIMTPAGPAVIEGPDHSPMVPSVVHFGADMALVGKAARKYQTEDPANTVYSVKRLMGKSLEDASPEQATLPYKLGGGNVVKITAGGREWTPPEVSAFILRELKMRAEAALKEEVTQAVITVPAYFNDAQRQATKDAGRIAGLDVLRLVNEPTAASLAYGLDRRQEATIAVYDFGGGTFDISILHLSNGIFEVKSTAGDTHLGGDDIDRLIATLIFGEVEEEHRVRLQDAPEGLETVRLAAEEAKVALSQAEALIIEIPLKPSVTWTRRLTRAELEDLARPIVERTLEPCRRALADAGLDVFQVDEVVMVGGSTRMPLVRNMVADLFQRTPHTELNPDEVVAVGAAVQADILSGGSQDVLLLDVTPLSLGIETMGGAVEKIIHRNSTIPTSAAQQFTTGVDNQTAVDLHVLQGERELAADCRSLGRFQLRGIPPLPAGVPLVMVNFMLDANGILQVYAEEKRTGQKAGVVVHPSYGLTEGEVDRMVEESFEYAEEDIRARILVDTRVEAQATMHHAQKQLRQWSQLLTESETDRIEEAIDALQKIIHRDDFREIREKAEILNEVTRPFAERILDATIREALAGKTLEEAEHSKVAQAQR; translated from the coding sequence TTGAGTCGCATCGTTGGAATTGATCTTGGTACCACGAACAGCCTGGTGGCGATCATGACGCCTGCCGGGCCCGCCGTCATTGAAGGCCCGGACCACTCGCCCATGGTGCCATCGGTGGTGCATTTCGGCGCCGATATGGCGTTGGTGGGAAAGGCGGCCCGCAAGTACCAGACCGAGGACCCCGCGAACACGGTGTATTCCGTCAAGCGCCTGATGGGAAAGTCGCTGGAGGACGCATCCCCCGAGCAGGCCACGCTGCCCTATAAACTCGGCGGCGGCAACGTGGTCAAGATCACGGCAGGCGGCCGTGAGTGGACGCCACCCGAGGTCTCCGCTTTCATCCTGCGCGAGCTCAAGATGCGCGCGGAAGCGGCGCTCAAGGAGGAGGTCACGCAGGCTGTGATCACCGTGCCGGCGTATTTCAACGACGCGCAGCGACAGGCCACGAAGGATGCCGGGCGAATCGCGGGCCTTGACGTGCTTCGGCTGGTAAACGAACCGACCGCGGCGAGCCTCGCGTATGGGCTGGATCGGCGGCAGGAAGCGACGATCGCCGTCTACGATTTCGGCGGCGGCACGTTCGATATCTCGATCCTGCACCTTTCGAACGGCATCTTCGAGGTCAAGTCCACAGCCGGGGACACCCACCTGGGAGGCGACGACATAGACCGGCTGATCGCGACCCTCATTTTCGGCGAGGTCGAAGAGGAGCACCGCGTGCGTCTACAGGACGCGCCGGAGGGTCTGGAGACGGTCCGCCTCGCCGCCGAAGAGGCCAAAGTAGCGTTGTCCCAGGCCGAAGCGCTGATCATCGAGATCCCGCTGAAACCGTCCGTCACGTGGACGCGCCGGCTGACTCGCGCCGAGCTGGAGGACCTGGCCCGCCCCATCGTCGAGCGCACCCTGGAGCCGTGCCGTCGCGCCCTCGCCGATGCCGGGCTGGACGTCTTTCAGGTGGACGAGGTGGTGATGGTGGGCGGCAGCACGCGCATGCCGCTGGTCCGCAATATGGTCGCCGATCTGTTCCAGCGCACCCCGCACACTGAGCTGAACCCGGACGAAGTCGTAGCCGTTGGCGCCGCCGTCCAGGCGGACATCCTGTCCGGCGGAAGCCAGGACGTGCTGCTTCTGGATGTGACGCCGCTGAGCCTCGGCATCGAGACCATGGGTGGCGCGGTGGAGAAGATCATTCACCGCAATTCCACGATCCCGACCTCCGCCGCCCAGCAGTTCACCACCGGCGTGGATAATCAGACCGCGGTGGATCTCCACGTGTTGCAGGGTGAACGTGAACTGGCGGCGGACTGCCGAAGCCTGGGACGGTTCCAGCTGCGCGGCATCCCGCCGCTTCCGGCCGGCGTTCCACTTGTGATGGTGAACTTCATGCTCGATGCCAACGGCATCCTTCAGGTTTACGCTGAGGAGAAGCGCACCGGCCAGAAGGCGGGCGTCGTCGTCCATCCGTCCTACGGGCTCACCGAAGGCGAAGTCGATCGCATGGTCGAGGAGTCGTTCGAGTATGCCGAGGAGGATATCCGCGCGCGTATCCTGGTTGATACCCGTGTGGAGGCGCAGGCGACGATGCATCACGCGCAAAAGCAGCTGCGCCAGTGGAGCCAGTTGCTCACCGAGAGCGAAACCGACCGCATCGAGGAAGCCATCGACGCTCTTCAGAAGATTATCCATCGCGACGACTTCCGCGAGATCCGCGAAAAGGCGGAGATCCTGAACGAGGTCACCCGGCCGTTTGCCGAGCGCATCCTGGATGCGACGATCCGGGAAGCGCTCGCCGGGAAGACGCTCGAGGAAGCCGAGCACAGCAAAGTGGCGCAAGCGCAGCGGTAA
- a CDS encoding IscS subfamily cysteine desulfurase: MVKLPIYLDNNATTRVDPRVVEEMLPYFSEIYGNAASRNHSFGWDAEAAVDKARERIAAIIGADPKEIVFTSGATEGDNLAIKGVADMYRDKGNHIITQTTEHKAVLDTAKHLEHQGFNVTYLEVDETGLVRPEQVAEAITDQTILCSIMLANNEIGTVQPVREIGAVCKARGVLFHTDAVQGAGKIPFNVNDDNIDLASLTAHKIYGPKGVGALYVRRKGPRVRLTAQMDGGGHERGFRSGTLNVAGIAGFGKAMELAGAEMEQDREHSQTLRERLRSYIQSNLHDVYLNGHPNKRLPGNLNLSFAYVEGESLLMGLNEVALSSGSACTSASLEPSYVLKALGVGDDLAHSSLRFGIGRFNTQEEIDYVGERVVETVNRLREMSPLWELAQEGVDLKSVQWAAH; this comes from the coding sequence ATGGTGAAACTGCCGATTTATCTGGATAACAATGCGACCACGCGGGTTGACCCGCGGGTAGTGGAAGAGATGCTGCCGTATTTCTCGGAGATTTACGGGAATGCCGCCAGCCGCAATCATTCGTTCGGATGGGACGCGGAGGCTGCCGTTGACAAGGCCCGCGAACGAATCGCCGCGATTATCGGCGCCGATCCCAAGGAGATCGTGTTTACCAGTGGCGCCACCGAAGGCGATAACCTGGCCATCAAGGGCGTTGCCGACATGTACCGCGACAAGGGCAACCACATCATCACCCAGACGACGGAACATAAGGCCGTTCTGGACACAGCCAAGCACCTGGAGCACCAGGGCTTCAATGTGACCTATCTCGAAGTGGATGAGACCGGCCTGGTCCGTCCGGAGCAGGTTGCGGAAGCCATCACGGATCAGACGATCCTCTGCTCGATCATGCTGGCCAACAACGAGATCGGAACCGTTCAGCCGGTCCGCGAAATCGGCGCCGTGTGTAAAGCCCGCGGTGTGCTTTTTCATACGGACGCGGTGCAGGGAGCGGGCAAGATCCCGTTCAACGTAAACGATGACAACATCGATCTTGCGAGCCTCACCGCGCACAAGATTTACGGTCCCAAGGGCGTGGGAGCCCTTTACGTACGGCGCAAGGGTCCGCGTGTGCGCCTCACCGCCCAGATGGACGGCGGCGGTCACGAACGGGGTTTCCGCAGCGGAACGCTGAACGTTGCCGGTATCGCCGGGTTCGGGAAGGCGATGGAGCTTGCGGGCGCCGAGATGGAGCAGGATCGCGAGCACAGCCAGACTCTGCGCGAACGTCTTCGTTCTTACATTCAGTCGAACCTTCACGACGTCTACCTGAATGGGCATCCGAACAAGCGCCTCCCTGGCAACCTGAACCTGTCGTTCGCCTATGTGGAAGGCGAAAGCCTGTTGATGGGCCTGAACGAAGTGGCCCTGTCGAGCGGCAGCGCGTGTACATCCGCCAGCCTCGAACCATCTTATGTGCTCAAGGCGCTGGGGGTGGGTGACGACCTGGCGCACAGCAGCCTCCGATTCGGCATCGGCCGGTTCAACACACAGGAAGAAATCGACTACGTGGGCGAGCGGGTCGTGGAGACCGTGAATCGCCTTCGCGAAATGAGCCCGCTGTGGGAACTCGCCCAGGAGGGCGTGGACCTGAAGAGCGTCCAGTGGGCAGCACACTGA
- a CDS encoding Rrf2 family transcriptional regulator — protein sequence MFSLTKKTDYALIALCGLAAEPEGRAINTKILAERYRIPPELLAKILQQLARRHLVVSTSGPTGGYRLARKPADIAVTDVMDAVDGRPALVQCFREGRDQCTQFDTCTIRSPLGIVQKRMADVLRETTLHDLVLSTMDTHQVAPIGTFQAQMTGVG from the coding sequence ATGTTCAGCCTGACCAAGAAAACAGACTATGCCCTGATTGCATTGTGCGGCCTCGCGGCTGAGCCCGAAGGCCGTGCAATCAACACGAAGATCCTGGCGGAGCGCTACCGGATCCCGCCGGAGCTGCTGGCGAAGATCCTGCAGCAGTTGGCCCGCCGGCATCTCGTTGTGTCGACGTCCGGGCCGACCGGGGGTTACAGGCTGGCCCGGAAGCCGGCCGACATCGCTGTAACCGACGTGATGGATGCTGTGGATGGCCGCCCGGCTCTCGTCCAATGCTTTCGGGAGGGTCGGGACCAGTGTACTCAATTTGACACGTGTACGATCCGAAGCCCTCTGGGCATCGTCCAGAAGCGGATGGCGGACGTGCTGCGCGAAACAACGTTGCACGACCTGGTGTTGTCCACCATGGACACGCATCAGGTGGCGCCGATAGGGACCTTTCAGGCTCAAATGACGGGTGTCGGGTGA